The following coding sequences are from one Methanococcoides orientis window:
- a CDS encoding (Fe-S)-binding protein produces MKTDNLKEWKKELLNCTQCGFCKEICPIFDHLEWDSSAARGKMALSYGLYSGDIEPDESVLERIYQCTTCADCTRRCPSSTGVVEVIEAARKDIVASGVVGSTHQKIADSIATLGNPFGEEKSRKELFGEVPHPAKIAYFTGCSAAYRNKETSSAGISILKKIGVDYTLLDEVCCGSVLGRVGFSDDVIRRQAEANIKAIEDTGAEVVLFSCAGCLRMFRKEYPRFKDMSFKAMHFVEWLSEQELDLRSYNRKVTYHDPCHIGRHLGIYDAPRDVINMIPELEFVEMKDNRESARCCGGGGGVRSMFPEISRQIAEKRVGQAEIADVLLTTCPFCVNNLKLGVSETSTLEVRDLLELIDELLE; encoded by the coding sequence ATGAAGACTGATAATCTGAAAGAATGGAAAAAAGAGTTGCTTAATTGTACTCAGTGTGGGTTCTGTAAGGAGATCTGCCCTATATTTGACCATCTCGAATGGGATTCTTCAGCAGCAAGGGGTAAGATGGCTCTTTCCTATGGGTTGTATTCCGGAGACATCGAACCTGATGAGTCTGTACTGGAACGTATCTATCAATGTACCACTTGTGCTGATTGTACTCGCAGGTGTCCTTCATCTACAGGTGTAGTTGAAGTGATCGAAGCTGCACGAAAAGATATTGTAGCATCGGGGGTAGTAGGTTCAACTCATCAGAAGATTGCCGACTCCATTGCTACATTGGGAAATCCGTTCGGTGAAGAAAAAAGCCGAAAAGAATTATTCGGTGAAGTTCCTCATCCTGCTAAGATCGCCTATTTTACAGGTTGTAGTGCAGCATATCGTAATAAAGAGACTTCTTCGGCAGGCATCTCCATCTTGAAGAAGATTGGAGTGGATTATACATTACTTGATGAGGTTTGCTGTGGGAGCGTACTTGGAAGGGTCGGCTTTTCGGATGATGTGATCAGAAGGCAGGCTGAGGCGAACATTAAGGCAATTGAGGATACTGGTGCTGAGGTCGTGCTTTTCTCATGTGCGGGGTGTTTGAGGATGTTTAGAAAAGAATATCCTCGCTTTAAGGATATGTCTTTTAAGGCAATGCACTTTGTTGAGTGGCTCAGTGAGCAGGAACTTGATCTAAGATCTTACAACAGAAAGGTAACTTATCATGATCCATGTCACATTGGCAGGCACTTAGGGATATATGATGCACCCCGTGATGTGATCAATATGATACCGGAACTCGAGTTCGTGGAAATGAAGGATAACAGGGAATCAGCACGTTGTTGCGGCGGTGGCGGGGGTGTCCGGTCAATGTTCCCTGAAATATCCCGGCAGATCGCTGAGAAAAGAGTGGGTCAGGCTGAGATAGCAGATGTCCTGCTTACCACATGCCCGTTTTGTGTCAATAACCTGAAACTGGGTGTAAGTGAAACTTCGACGCTTGAAGTCAGGGACCTGCTCGAGCTGATAGATGAACTTCTGGAATGA
- a CDS encoding FAD-binding oxidoreductase — MDQQIIDRLRDIVGEVHISTSTAELYAYSTDAGIHRSMPDAVIRPKTTAEIEKIVKLANEYLFPIVPRGAGTALCGHSVPVAGGVVIDLQRMDKIKELHIEDLYVVVEPGVIHKDLNAELKKYGFFIPGPSSGNVANIGGMVATNASGGNAVKYGATRDYVLGMEVVFPNGDVARLGSRTLKNSAGYQLEKLMCGMEGTLGIMTEVTLRIVPLPETTAVAVAVFDTLEEAGQCVSNIIAKPLIPSGLELMSKVCIQAVNKAVCMGLPDEEAILLIEVDGSVNDVKDQIETVMEVCKASNALSVDFTDDPERKEELWKGRKAMIPALSKYDDDLVTVMLADDMAVPMSKVPEAVKAFQEISDKYDIIIASYGHSGDGNLHTKVLMDPTMKSHWDQAEKAVEEIYEKVMDLGGTITGEHGVGMTKAPFFLKERACSLNAMKTIKMALDPNNIMNPNKIMGWEGNFISHLRYHLEDE, encoded by the coding sequence ATGGATCAGCAGATCATTGACAGATTACGGGATATTGTAGGTGAGGTTCATATCAGTACATCTACGGCTGAGCTGTATGCTTATTCTACCGATGCAGGAATACACCGCAGTATGCCTGATGCCGTAATCAGGCCAAAAACGACCGCTGAAATTGAAAAAATAGTGAAACTTGCAAATGAGTATCTTTTCCCGATCGTCCCGAGGGGTGCAGGCACTGCACTTTGTGGTCATAGTGTACCTGTTGCTGGTGGTGTGGTCATTGATCTGCAAAGGATGGACAAGATAAAGGAATTGCATATCGAAGACCTGTATGTGGTGGTCGAGCCGGGTGTTATCCACAAGGATCTGAATGCAGAGCTTAAGAAATATGGATTTTTCATCCCGGGTCCTTCAAGTGGCAATGTGGCCAATATTGGTGGCATGGTGGCGACCAATGCTTCAGGTGGCAATGCTGTAAAATATGGCGCGACAAGGGATTACGTTCTTGGAATGGAGGTAGTTTTCCCTAATGGGGATGTCGCAAGGTTGGGTTCAAGGACCTTGAAGAACTCTGCAGGATACCAACTGGAAAAACTGATGTGTGGCATGGAGGGAACTCTGGGTATCATGACCGAGGTCACACTACGGATCGTTCCACTTCCCGAGACTACTGCAGTCGCAGTAGCAGTATTTGATACGCTGGAGGAAGCAGGTCAATGCGTTTCCAATATTATTGCAAAGCCTCTGATACCTTCAGGGTTGGAGCTTATGTCAAAGGTTTGTATCCAGGCGGTGAACAAGGCTGTTTGTATGGGGTTGCCTGATGAAGAGGCTATACTTTTGATAGAGGTCGATGGTAGTGTCAATGATGTTAAAGACCAGATCGAAACCGTAATGGAAGTTTGTAAGGCTTCAAACGCTCTGTCTGTTGATTTCACTGATGATCCTGAAAGAAAGGAAGAATTGTGGAAGGGCAGAAAGGCAATGATACCTGCGTTGTCGAAGTATGATGATGATCTTGTAACTGTTATGCTTGCCGATGATATGGCAGTTCCTATGAGCAAAGTTCCTGAGGCTGTCAAGGCGTTTCAGGAGATCTCCGATAAATATGATATAATCATTGCCAGCTATGGTCATTCAGGTGATGGGAACCTGCATACTAAGGTGCTAATGGATCCTACGATGAAGTCCCACTGGGATCAGGCAGAAAAGGCTGTTGAAGAGATCTATGAGAAAGTAATGGACCTTGGTGGAACGATTACTGGTGAACATGGTGTTGGTATGACCAAAGCTCCGTTCTTCCTTAAGGAAAGGGCATGTAGCCTTAATGCCATGAAAACGATCAAGATGGCTCTGGATCCTAATAATATTATGAACCCGAATAAGATCATGGGTTGGGAAGGTAATTTCATTTCCCATCTGCGGTACCATCTGGAGGATGAGTGA
- the larA gene encoding nickel-dependent lactate racemase codes for MNVKIPYGKDFVDLDVKIPHEVLSPNEPEVGDESRIISQALSNPMGREPFEDFVKNAESLLVIVNDATRPTPTARVLLEMKDTLLSHPDVKLIVATGAHRAPTEDEFRFIFGEIYDDMGDRIFVHDARKDEDMDYLGVSSNGTEMYINKMVRQAGNILVIGSVEPHYFAGYTGGRKSFLPGVAGYKTIEMNHKHALSNAAQSLALDGNPVAEDMTDAMEVLKDLNIFSVQAVLTADHGLYAMTAGDLFESFDAAVVKANEVFCTKFSKKGNIVLTAAPYPMDIDLYQSQKALENGRLALEDGGIIILVSKCRDGVGDDTFLNLLGSSATCSEVMAKTSECYKLGFHKAARMAQIGTWAKMWAVSDLDSDTLKSAKLESQEGIQEAFDKAINIIKEQGKEPYAIILPQGSLTVPLIE; via the coding sequence ATGAATGTGAAGATACCCTATGGAAAGGACTTTGTTGATCTTGATGTAAAAATACCTCATGAGGTGCTTTCGCCTAATGAGCCGGAGGTAGGGGACGAGTCCAGAATTATCTCACAGGCACTTTCAAACCCTATGGGCAGGGAACCTTTTGAGGATTTTGTAAAGAATGCTGAGAGCCTGTTGGTCATTGTAAATGATGCAACCAGGCCGACACCAACTGCCCGCGTACTTCTTGAGATGAAGGACACGCTTCTTTCCCATCCTGATGTAAAGCTTATAGTGGCAACAGGAGCACATAGGGCTCCCACGGAAGATGAGTTCAGGTTCATTTTCGGTGAGATCTATGATGATATGGGGGATCGGATCTTTGTGCATGATGCAAGAAAGGATGAGGATATGGATTATCTGGGTGTTTCTTCCAACGGCACTGAAATGTACATAAACAAAATGGTCCGTCAGGCAGGCAATATCCTTGTTATCGGAAGTGTGGAACCGCATTATTTCGCAGGCTACACTGGTGGGAGAAAGTCTTTCCTTCCGGGAGTTGCAGGCTACAAGACAATTGAGATGAACCACAAGCATGCTCTCTCAAATGCAGCACAATCCCTTGCTCTTGATGGAAATCCTGTCGCCGAGGATATGACCGATGCCATGGAGGTTCTTAAGGACCTCAATATTTTCTCTGTCCAGGCCGTACTTACTGCAGATCATGGCCTTTATGCAATGACCGCCGGTGATCTTTTTGAATCCTTTGATGCTGCCGTTGTAAAAGCCAATGAGGTTTTCTGCACGAAGTTCAGTAAAAAAGGAAATATCGTATTGACTGCAGCACCGTATCCTATGGATATTGATCTTTACCAATCACAAAAAGCTCTTGAGAATGGCAGGCTAGCTCTCGAAGATGGTGGTATCATCATTCTGGTATCCAAGTGTCGTGATGGAGTCGGGGATGATACATTCCTTAACTTACTTGGCTCCTCAGCAACCTGCAGTGAGGTCATGGCAAAGACATCCGAATGTTACAAGCTGGGATTCCACAAGGCTGCAAGGATGGCACAGATAGGTACATGGGCTAAAATGTGGGCAGTATCTGACCTTGACAGTGATACCCTGAAGTCTGCGAAACTGGAATCGCAGGAAGGGATACAGGAAGCTTTTGACAAGGCTATCAACATTATTAAAGAACAGGGCAAAGAGCCTTATGCTATTATTCTGCCTCAGGGTAGTCTGACAGTACCTCTTATTGAATAA
- a CDS encoding mechanosensitive ion channel family protein, with the protein MKRIMVLEEYYPGIIVVIGTLILLTALGYIFRKTRIFSEQKTFEQFILFLVSLVGLVVFVLTLPISDNTKQTLLSFFGILIGATIALSSTTFVANGMSGIMLSRIKPFKAGDYIRIEETFGKVSEIGILHTQVQSIDRDIITIPNLKLISNPLFTISSSGTIISTTVSLGYNVSREQVEKALIKAAEKVDLENIFVHVVELGDFSVTYKVGGLLKDVSSLITKRSDLKKMMFDSLHEDHIEIVSPTFMNQRVYDKNAVFIPSDHDKVSVKPPATYEYVTQVTTEDVIFGKAIEAEITKKIDTLIEDMEQKLNEFFNLVNRISDEEIKSKEVQNLNSILEQKDRLKDDLGAVKEVLKKEDETSADGVKLKSLQYLDLKAVELNNEIKELLERVSKEIEK; encoded by the coding sequence ATGAAAAGAATCATGGTACTGGAAGAATACTATCCTGGAATTATAGTGGTTATAGGAACTCTCATCCTTTTGACTGCTCTGGGATACATTTTCAGAAAGACTCGTATATTCTCTGAACAAAAGACCTTTGAGCAGTTCATTCTTTTTCTGGTATCACTTGTCGGACTTGTGGTTTTTGTGCTTACACTTCCTATCTCGGATAATACGAAGCAGACACTCCTGAGCTTTTTTGGTATCCTGATCGGTGCTACCATTGCGCTATCATCGACTACATTTGTAGCAAATGGTATGTCCGGCATAATGCTAAGTCGCATAAAGCCTTTCAAAGCAGGTGATTATATAAGGATCGAAGAAACTTTCGGGAAGGTATCTGAGATCGGAATACTGCATACTCAGGTTCAATCTATCGATCGTGATATTATAACCATCCCGAACCTTAAATTGATTTCCAATCCTCTGTTCACTATAAGTTCATCAGGCACGATCATCTCGACTACTGTTTCATTAGGTTATAATGTCTCAAGAGAGCAGGTAGAAAAGGCTCTTATCAAGGCCGCAGAAAAAGTTGATCTTGAGAATATTTTTGTCCACGTAGTCGAATTGGGTGATTTTTCAGTTACTTACAAAGTAGGAGGTCTTTTGAAGGATGTATCCAGCCTTATAACCAAAAGATCAGATCTGAAAAAGATGATGTTCGATAGCCTTCATGAAGATCATATTGAAATAGTATCTCCAACATTTATGAATCAGAGAGTATATGATAAGAATGCAGTTTTCATACCTTCTGATCATGATAAGGTAAGTGTTAAGCCACCTGCAACTTATGAATATGTCACGCAGGTTACGACCGAAGATGTGATTTTTGGTAAGGCTATTGAGGCTGAGATCACTAAGAAGATAGATACATTGATCGAAGATATGGAGCAGAAACTGAATGAGTTCTTTAATCTGGTCAATAGGATCAGTGATGAGGAAATTAAATCAAAAGAAGTGCAAAATCTTAATTCCATATTGGAGCAGAAAGACAGGCTTAAAGACGACCTGGGGGCTGTAAAAGAAGTATTAAAAAAGGAAGATGAAACCTCTGCTGATGGTGTCAAACTAAAGTCTCTCCAGTATCTCGATTTAAAAGCCGTCGAGCTAAATAATGAAATTAAGGAGTTATTAGAAAGAGTTAGCAAGGAAATTGAAAAATAA
- a CDS encoding tetratricopeptide repeat protein, giving the protein MEHIYMYLDYADKWIKKGDSLFSLKKYEEAIDSYNKALEIYPKDEGAWESKGNAYFNLRQYGEAIEAYNKALELNPELEGIWMNKGNAAFNIKEYVEAIEAYDQAIQIYPENENAWINKGNAFFNLKKYEETIASYTKALDIYPEEENVWINKGNAYSHLKKYEEAIEAYDKALELNPESKDAWENKGVAYSHLKKGEEALEAFNKTLEIDPENEEAWGSKGKTLYEIGKYKEAIEAFDKAIQIDPENEKAWINKGNALFNLKKYEETIAAYTKALDIYPEEENVWTNKGNALSLLNKYEEAIEAYNKALELNPESKDAWGNKGVAYSHLKKSEEALEAFNRTLEIDPENEEAWGSKGKTLYEIGKYKEAIEAFDKTLKIDPKDEKTWAKKGNSHFNLREYTEAIEAFDKALEIDPENEKAWGTKGNAHFNLKEYAEAIEAFDKALEIDPKDGNIWAIKGIAYSHLKKSNEALEAFNRTLEIDPENEEAWGSKGKTLYEIGKYKEAIEAFDKTLEIDPKDEKTWAKKGNSHFNLKEYAEAIEAFGKALEIDPENEKAWGTKGNAHFNLKEYTEAIEAFDKALEIDPKDGNIWEIKGNASLILKKYDEATEAYEKATAINPENGTIWASKGNASLILEKYEEAIQAYEKATQLEPDNGIIWASKGNAHASLKQYEESIEAYDKATAIDPKDEEVWVSKGYAYLNLKKYEEAIQACVKALQLDPKDEMAWTYKGNACSILERHSEAIEAYNNATEINPDSKDIWVNKGNTLFTLEIYDEAIEAYNKAIEIDPGSESVWANRGNSYFCLQRYEEAVYAYDKATDIDPESEFVWSNKSNAYTHLKKYEDAIKAYTKALELKPNDKNAWANKGNAYSHLKAYDDAIVAYEKALQIDPEDEKTWINKGNAYSQVKKYENAIEAYEKALQLNSKDANVWISKGNVYHHLKKYEKAIEVYNRALELNPDAEDIWTNKGKVFSHMKKFEESSEAYNKALKINPENVAVHLNYANTLRENKKFSEAETEVMLVLQMNPSNSFALGAYGDILSDEGYFEKAIEEYEKALFNSEEMHPSSISEIYNNMGRAYGQLEDYEKAEKYFRKALSEDEYNVKAIRNSRILEKMKDSRGLLKKMFKIKRSNEAKPEFELSSSYGLIETKNQIHENTLEIEY; this is encoded by the coding sequence ATGGAACATATATATATGTATCTTGATTATGCTGATAAATGGATTAAAAAAGGAGATAGCTTGTTTAGTCTCAAAAAATACGAAGAAGCAATTGATTCATACAATAAAGCACTTGAGATATATCCGAAGGATGAAGGTGCATGGGAAAGCAAAGGCAATGCTTATTTTAATCTCAGGCAATATGGGGAAGCCATCGAAGCATACAATAAGGCTCTTGAACTTAATCCGGAGCTTGAAGGCATCTGGATGAACAAAGGAAATGCTGCCTTTAACATCAAAGAATATGTGGAAGCTATTGAAGCATATGATCAAGCTATACAGATATATCCGGAAAATGAAAATGCCTGGATAAACAAAGGAAACGCTTTTTTTAATCTCAAAAAGTACGAAGAAACAATTGCTTCATACACTAAAGCTCTGGATATTTACCCTGAAGAGGAAAATGTATGGATCAACAAGGGAAATGCATATTCACACCTGAAAAAGTACGAAGAAGCAATTGAAGCTTACGATAAAGCACTTGAACTTAATCCGGAATCAAAGGATGCATGGGAAAACAAGGGAGTTGCATATTCCCATCTGAAAAAGGGTGAGGAGGCATTAGAGGCATTCAACAAAACCCTGGAGATAGACCCGGAAAATGAAGAAGCATGGGGAAGTAAGGGCAAGACGCTTTATGAAATTGGAAAATATAAGGAAGCGATAGAGGCATTCGATAAAGCTATACAAATTGATCCTGAAAATGAAAAGGCCTGGATAAACAAAGGAAACGCTCTTTTTAATCTCAAAAAATACGAAGAAACAATTGCTGCATATACTAAAGCCCTGGACATATACCCTGAAGAGGAAAATGTATGGACCAACAAGGGAAATGCATTATCACTCCTGAATAAGTATGAAGAGGCAATTGAAGCTTACAATAAGGCCCTTGAACTAAATCCGGAATCAAAGGATGCATGGGGAAACAAGGGAGTTGCATATTCCCATCTGAAAAAGAGTGAGGAGGCATTAGAGGCATTCAACAGGACTCTGGAGATAGACCCGGAAAATGAAGAAGCATGGGGAAGTAAGGGCAAGACGCTTTATGAAATTGGAAAATATAAGGAAGCGATAGAGGCATTCGACAAGACCCTGAAAATAGACCCAAAAGATGAGAAGACATGGGCAAAAAAGGGTAACTCACATTTCAATCTTAGGGAATATACAGAAGCAATAGAAGCATTCGACAAAGCCCTGGAAATAGATCCTGAAAATGAAAAGGCATGGGGAACAAAGGGTAATGCACATTTTAATCTGAAGGAATATGCAGAAGCAATAGAAGCATTCGACAAAGCCCTGGAAATCGATCCGAAAGATGGGAACATATGGGCAATTAAAGGAATTGCATATTCCCATCTGAAAAAAAGTAATGAGGCATTAGAGGCATTCAACAGGACTCTGGAGATAGACCCGGAAAATGAAGAAGCATGGGGAAGTAAGGGCAAGACGCTTTATGAAATTGGAAAATATAAGGAAGCGATAGAGGCATTCGACAAGACCCTGGAGATAGACCCAAAAGATGAGAAGACATGGGCGAAAAAGGGTAACTCACATTTCAATCTTAAGGAATATGCAGAAGCAATAGAAGCATTCGGTAAAGCCCTGGAAATTGATCCTGAAAATGAAAAGGCATGGGGAACAAAGGGTAATGCACATTTTAATCTGAAGGAATATACAGAAGCAATAGAAGCATTCGACAAAGCCCTGGAAATTGATCCGAAAGATGGGAACATATGGGAAATTAAAGGAAATGCTTCCTTGATCCTGAAAAAGTATGACGAAGCTACCGAAGCATATGAAAAAGCCACAGCTATCAACCCGGAAAACGGAACCATATGGGCAAGCAAAGGAAATGCATCCCTAATTCTGGAGAAGTACGAAGAAGCTATTCAGGCATACGAAAAGGCCACCCAGCTTGAGCCGGACAACGGAATCATATGGGCAAGCAAAGGAAATGCCCACGCCAGCCTGAAACAGTATGAAGAATCCATTGAGGCATACGATAAGGCCACAGCTATTGATCCTAAAGATGAGGAAGTATGGGTCAGCAAAGGGTATGCATACTTAAATCTGAAAAAATACGAAGAAGCAATTCAGGCCTGTGTTAAAGCCCTGCAGCTTGACCCGAAGGATGAAATGGCATGGACCTACAAAGGAAATGCCTGCTCGATTCTTGAAAGACATTCAGAAGCAATTGAAGCATACAATAATGCTACAGAGATCAATCCCGATTCAAAAGACATCTGGGTCAACAAAGGAAATACACTTTTCACCCTCGAGATATACGACGAAGCGATCGAGGCATACAACAAGGCAATTGAGATCGATCCAGGATCTGAGAGCGTCTGGGCCAACAGAGGTAATTCATATTTCTGCCTGCAAAGATACGAAGAAGCAGTATATGCATACGACAAAGCCACAGACATCGACCCGGAATCTGAGTTCGTTTGGTCCAATAAAAGTAATGCTTACACCCATCTGAAAAAATATGAGGATGCAATAAAAGCATACACCAAAGCACTGGAATTAAAGCCAAATGACAAGAATGCCTGGGCCAACAAAGGAAATGCATATTCACACCTGAAAGCATACGATGATGCTATCGTAGCTTACGAGAAAGCATTGCAGATCGATCCCGAGGATGAAAAAACCTGGATCAATAAAGGAAACGCATATTCTCAGGTGAAAAAATATGAGAATGCGATCGAGGCATATGAGAAAGCTCTTCAATTGAACTCTAAAGATGCGAATGTGTGGATTAGCAAAGGAAACGTCTACCATCATTTGAAAAAATACGAGAAAGCGATAGAAGTCTACAATAGAGCCCTTGAACTGAATCCGGATGCTGAAGACATATGGACCAATAAAGGAAAAGTATTTTCCCATATGAAAAAATTCGAGGAATCGAGTGAAGCTTACAATAAAGCTCTGAAGATAAACCCAGAGAATGTGGCTGTACACCTTAATTATGCAAACACGCTAAGGGAAAACAAAAAGTTCAGTGAAGCTGAAACTGAAGTAATGCTTGTACTTCAGATGAATCCATCAAATTCATTCGCATTGGGAGCTTATGGAGATATTCTCTCAGATGAAGGCTATTTCGAAAAAGCGATTGAGGAATATGAAAAAGCACTTTTCAATTCAGAGGAGATGCACCCATCCTCGATCTCGGAGATCTATAACAATATGGGTAGAGCATATGGACAACTGGAAGATTACGAGAAAGCTGAGAAATATTTCCGGAAGGCTCTGTCAGAAGATGAATATAATGTAAAAGCAATAAGGAATAGTCGAATTCTTGAGAAGATGAAAGATTCCCGGGGCTTGTTGAAGAAGATGTTCAAAATTAAGCGTTCAAATGAAGCAAAACCTGAGTTTGAGCTGAGCAGCAGTTATGGCCTTATCGAGACAAAGAACCAGATCCATGAGAATACTCTTGAAATTGAATACTGA